In Armatimonadota bacterium, one genomic interval encodes:
- a CDS encoding aspartate 1-decarboxylase, translating to MRLLTLLKSKIHRATVTDADVNYIGSITIDQDLMERADIKKGELVHVWNVTNGQRFETYAIPAPKRSGVICVNGAAAHLVKKGDKIIIVSFAITDEEVTPKLILVDEENKFLRYL from the coding sequence ATGCGACTTCTGACACTTTTAAAAAGCAAAATCCACCGAGCAACTGTTACAGACGCTGATGTCAATTACATAGGGAGTATTACAATTGACCAAGACCTGATGGAGCGTGCAGACATAAAGAAGGGTGAACTTGTGCACGTCTGGAACGTTACCAATGGTCAACGGTTTGAAACCTACGCAATCCCCGCGCCGAAGCGGTCTGGAGTCATCTGTGTAAATGGAGCCGCGGCACATCTTGTAAAGAAAGGAGATAAGATAATAATTGTCTCCTTTGCCATTACTGATGAGGAAGTAACCCCCAAGCTTATTTTAGTTGACGAAGAAAACAAATTTTTAAGGTATCTCTAG
- the sppA gene encoding signal peptide peptidase SppA produces the protein MKKTVAVALIIVVVLVLVFVSFMIFALTARKGGTIPRFGYKVGLVRIEGVIFSGSGQGGLFGDQGAASERVIRALERARKDNSIKSLVIRVNSPGGSAAASQEIYNEILRVRRSGKKVTVSMGDVAASGGYYVSAAADRIYANPATITGSIGVVMEIADLHVLLNRLGIELGSIKSGKHKDMGSISRPLTPEERKILQGLINDVFEQFVRDVHKGRKLPIEKVRELADGRIFTGSQAKALKLVDELGGLEDALKAAARDAGIKGEFEVKEYYEQRGLLGQLISEAESNFADQSRAKFLMGLARRLLRVDNLNSLSNPDY, from the coding sequence ATGAAAAAAACAGTTGCCGTTGCTTTAATTATTGTGGTGGTGCTTGTTCTTGTCTTTGTTTCCTTTATGATTTTTGCGCTGACGGCACGTAAGGGTGGCACTATTCCCCGATTTGGATACAAGGTTGGATTAGTTCGAATTGAGGGAGTAATTTTCTCGGGAAGTGGTCAGGGAGGACTTTTCGGTGATCAAGGTGCAGCTTCGGAAAGAGTAATTCGGGCGCTTGAGCGTGCGAGGAAAGACAATTCGATAAAATCGCTCGTCATCAGGGTTAATAGTCCTGGAGGAAGCGCTGCAGCCTCACAAGAGATATACAACGAGATTTTGCGCGTCCGGCGGTCAGGCAAGAAGGTTACAGTCTCGATGGGCGATGTTGCTGCTTCTGGAGGATATTACGTTTCAGCTGCTGCAGACCGAATATATGCTAACCCTGCAACTATAACTGGCAGCATCGGGGTAGTCATGGAAATTGCCGACCTCCATGTCCTTCTTAATCGTTTGGGAATTGAGTTGGGATCAATTAAGAGCGGGAAGCACAAGGATATGGGAAGTATATCGCGTCCCCTTACTCCTGAAGAGCGGAAAATTCTCCAGGGGTTAATAAACGATGTTTTCGAGCAGTTTGTAAGAGACGTTCACAAAGGCCGGAAACTTCCTATTGAAAAGGTAAGAGAACTTGCTGACGGGCGCATTTTTACCGGCAGTCAGGCAAAGGCATTGAAGTTGGTAGATGAACTTGGCGGCCTCGAGGACGCGCTTAAGGCAGCGGCGCGCGATGCGGGAATAAAGGGGGAGTTTGAGGTCAAAGAGTATTATGAACAAAGAGGTCTTTTGGGGCAGCTAATAAGCGAAGCAGAATCAAACTTTGCCGACCAGTCTCGCGCTAAATTTCTTATGGGATTAGCGCGAAGGTTACTTCGCGTGGATAATCTCAATTCGCTGTCCAATCCTGATTACTAA
- the polA gene encoding DNA polymerase I: MSKGKVILIDGNSLLYRAFFALPHFSTLENQPTNAVYGLAMMLLRLLEEEEPDIVIVSFDAPEKTFRHEEYVAYKAHRKRAPDELRSQGPIAREMIEAFNIPILEVPGYEADDVVGTVARKAESEGYDVIIVTGDLDALQLVDSKVKVMTTVRGVTETVVYDEKAVEARYGLKPKQLIDYKALKGDPSDNIPGVPGIGDKTAAKLIKEFGSLENILAHIDDIQEARLREQIRSSIDQALLSKRLATIQTDVPIDINLEQCKLRKPNLPKLRELFKRLEFRSLLKRLPEDNAQPVLEFESGAKVEELSEYKLVCDRPSLGALLEQIEKVGGFAFRIRGTAAHPINADALGVGVSVAPGKTYYVRFGENSGLSLLDFKKLLESEKIKKFGHNLKYEYEMARKVGIDIQGLEFDTMLAAYLINSSRNVQKLSDVVFDYLSSELPGKEGTQETEQERLFAAEADAAMRLVSVLTEHLVKDNIELLMYNIEMPLVPILGDMELTGVAVDSTWLGTLSEKLSERINNLQKEIYTLAGMEFNIGSPKQLSFVLFDKLGLPAEKKTKTGFSTDADTLVALAPAHEIVEKILEYRELTKLKSTYADTLPKLINPKTGRIHTTLNQAVTTTGRLSSSEPNLQNIPIKTETGREIRRAFIAAPGNLLVSVDYSQIELRILAHVSRDAELLRAFREGEDIHTTTATRLFGVSADEVTPEMRRQAKTVNFAVIYGMSDYGLSRELNIPTGVARKYIESYFQQYPGVRKYASETLEKARINGYVESLMGRRRYLPELNSANRVYREFAERAAVNMPIQGTAADIIKLAMIAVNERLKKSNLTANMVLQVHDELVFEVPEGEVDELLNLVLPAMRDVYPLDVQLEVEAKVGKDWCTAQPVSVEEHIGA; the protein is encoded by the coding sequence ATGAGCAAAGGTAAGGTCATTCTTATAGACGGAAACAGCCTTTTATACCGAGCGTTCTTTGCCCTCCCACACTTTTCTACATTGGAAAATCAGCCAACAAATGCAGTTTACGGGCTTGCAATGATGCTATTGCGTCTCCTAGAAGAGGAAGAGCCCGATATCGTGATAGTATCTTTCGATGCCCCCGAAAAAACTTTTCGGCATGAAGAATACGTGGCATACAAAGCCCATCGAAAGCGCGCCCCCGATGAGCTTCGTTCCCAGGGACCTATCGCTCGCGAGATGATTGAAGCCTTCAATATTCCTATACTTGAGGTTCCAGGCTATGAGGCTGACGATGTTGTTGGCACAGTTGCTAGAAAAGCCGAGTCAGAAGGCTATGACGTAATCATTGTTACAGGTGACCTAGATGCTCTGCAACTTGTGGACAGCAAAGTCAAAGTAATGACTACCGTAAGGGGCGTAACTGAGACTGTTGTCTACGATGAGAAGGCTGTTGAGGCTCGCTATGGCCTCAAGCCTAAGCAGCTTATTGATTATAAAGCTCTTAAAGGTGATCCTTCGGACAATATTCCTGGCGTGCCGGGCATCGGCGATAAAACAGCTGCAAAGCTTATTAAGGAATTCGGTAGCTTAGAGAACATCCTTGCGCATATTGATGATATACAAGAAGCACGGCTGCGCGAGCAAATACGAAGTTCGATTGACCAAGCTTTGCTCTCAAAGCGATTGGCAACCATTCAGACTGATGTCCCCATTGACATTAACCTTGAGCAATGTAAGCTCCGAAAGCCAAACCTACCAAAGCTTCGGGAGCTTTTCAAGCGTTTGGAATTTCGTTCGTTGTTGAAGCGGCTGCCCGAGGATAATGCCCAGCCTGTTCTTGAATTTGAGTCGGGCGCCAAAGTAGAGGAATTGTCTGAATACAAACTCGTTTGCGATAGACCTTCATTGGGGGCATTATTGGAACAAATTGAAAAAGTCGGGGGGTTCGCTTTTAGGATTCGTGGAACAGCCGCACACCCAATTAATGCGGATGCGCTGGGGGTCGGCGTTTCTGTTGCCCCTGGTAAAACGTATTATGTGCGCTTTGGTGAGAATAGCGGGCTGAGTCTCCTAGATTTCAAGAAGTTATTGGAGTCAGAGAAAATAAAAAAATTTGGCCACAACCTAAAGTATGAATATGAAATGGCGCGAAAAGTCGGTATCGACATACAAGGTCTTGAGTTCGATACCATGCTTGCCGCATACCTAATAAACAGCTCACGGAATGTTCAGAAGTTGTCAGATGTTGTATTTGATTATCTATCAAGTGAATTACCAGGCAAAGAAGGGACGCAAGAAACTGAGCAAGAGCGGCTATTTGCAGCAGAGGCAGATGCGGCTATGCGTCTGGTCAGTGTTCTCACGGAGCACTTGGTGAAAGATAACATCGAGCTGTTGATGTACAACATCGAAATGCCACTGGTGCCCATACTGGGGGATATGGAATTGACGGGCGTTGCCGTAGATAGCACTTGGCTGGGGACTTTATCTGAAAAATTAAGTGAAAGGATTAATAATCTTCAAAAAGAAATATACACGCTTGCTGGGATGGAGTTTAACATTGGTTCTCCCAAGCAGCTTTCTTTTGTACTCTTCGACAAGCTGGGTTTGCCGGCAGAGAAAAAGACAAAGACTGGTTTTTCGACAGATGCTGATACCCTTGTGGCCCTGGCACCAGCGCACGAAATCGTAGAGAAAATTCTAGAGTACCGAGAACTTACAAAGCTAAAGTCAACTTATGCGGATACTCTCCCCAAGCTAATCAATCCCAAGACGGGTCGGATACACACTACACTCAATCAAGCTGTCACTACGACGGGACGGCTGTCTAGCAGCGAGCCAAATCTGCAAAACATTCCGATTAAGACAGAGACAGGAAGGGAAATTAGGCGAGCGTTTATCGCAGCTCCTGGCAATTTGCTTGTTTCGGTAGACTATTCACAAATCGAACTCCGCATCTTGGCGCATGTAAGCCGCGATGCTGAGCTACTGCGTGCTTTCAGGGAAGGTGAGGACATTCATACAACTACCGCTACTAGGTTGTTTGGCGTTTCAGCAGATGAAGTGACGCCAGAAATGAGACGTCAGGCTAAGACCGTAAACTTTGCGGTTATTTATGGTATGAGCGATTACGGTCTTTCAAGGGAGCTGAATATTCCGACTGGGGTGGCAAGGAAATATATCGAAAGCTATTTCCAGCAATATCCTGGAGTGCGGAAGTACGCAAGTGAAACTCTTGAAAAAGCTCGAATAAATGGCTATGTAGAAAGCTTGATGGGGCGACGTAGGTATCTTCCGGAATTGAACAGCGCTAATAGGGTCTACAGGGAGTTTGCCGAGCGTGCAGCGGTGAATATGCCGATTCAGGGGACAGCTGCAGATATTATTAAGCTGGCGATGATTGCAGTGAACGAACGACTCAAGAAAAGCAACTTAACTGCAAATATGGTGCTTCAAGTCCACGACGAACTAGTCTTTGAAGTTCCTGAAGGCGAGGTCGACGAACTCCTAAATTTGGTACTTCCGGCAATGCGGGATGTATATCCTTTGGATGTTCAGCTTGAAGTGGAAGCAAAAGTAGGAAAGGATTGGTGTACGGCTCAACCAGTATCTGTAGAGGAGCATATTGGAGCCTGA
- the rpsA gene encoding 30S ribosomal protein S1 produces the protein MTYDKEAYEATPLERAGSNKSEAKSEDLVMNDEQLTESEVSEPATFTEGAEKKAEVSVEAEPKAEEKAPEPESASTSAEEAEPQSVKKTSERGDHYSETFRSLSEGDLVDGVVVHIDKDGVLVDVGTKSEGIIKMTELAQEPFQSPEEVVSVGDRINVYVMETDSQDGSLLLSKKRADFENAWNRVIQHYEEDKPITAMVTDRVKGGLVVDLGVRGFIPASHVGSGNVKNLDRYIGQSLPLKIIEVDRDRRKVVLSHKLAVESEREKRRAETIKSLQEGQIREGIVRRITDYGAFIDLGGIDGLLHVSEMSWTRINHPSEVVKVGQKIQVMVLKLNLEADRISLGLRQILPDPWADIESKYSVGQVIEGEISRLVPFGAFVRLDEGIEGIIPNVELSRKRVKKPEDVVKVGDHVEARIIELKPEERRMTLSIRQIFEEKEKAEYETYRSAQDEGRMTLGDLVGDKLRELRSVVEEAEDQPSKKRKKKQHIKADEEDLEADVMGSSFAEETLSKEDNEAVAETKAVAFEVEGASTEIQEASEEVNSSTNEAVSEVTSAEEEIKQSTNGTEEERSEE, from the coding sequence ATGACTTACGACAAAGAGGCTTACGAAGCCACCCCGCTAGAGAGGGCGGGCTCCAACAAGAGTGAGGCCAAATCAGAGGATTTGGTTATGAACGACGAGCAATTGACGGAATCAGAAGTTAGCGAACCAGCTACATTTACAGAAGGAGCAGAGAAAAAGGCAGAAGTTTCGGTGGAGGCCGAGCCAAAAGCAGAGGAAAAAGCTCCTGAGCCTGAGAGTGCTTCAACATCTGCTGAAGAAGCCGAGCCCCAATCCGTGAAGAAAACATCGGAACGTGGAGATCATTATTCGGAAACGTTTCGATCGTTGTCTGAGGGCGACCTAGTGGACGGGGTCGTCGTCCATATTGATAAAGATGGGGTGCTGGTGGATGTTGGCACAAAGTCAGAAGGCATAATCAAAATGACAGAGCTAGCACAGGAGCCGTTTCAGTCGCCGGAAGAAGTAGTTTCCGTTGGCGACCGAATTAACGTATATGTGATGGAAACGGACAGCCAGGATGGCAGCTTGCTACTCTCAAAGAAACGCGCCGATTTCGAAAACGCATGGAATAGGGTAATCCAACACTATGAGGAAGATAAACCAATTACCGCAATGGTAACCGACCGCGTAAAGGGTGGTTTGGTAGTAGACCTTGGGGTTAGGGGTTTTATCCCAGCGTCTCACGTCGGTAGCGGGAACGTTAAAAACCTTGATAGATATATCGGCCAGTCGCTTCCCCTTAAAATTATCGAAGTTGACCGAGACCGCCGAAAAGTAGTTTTATCCCATAAACTTGCAGTAGAAAGCGAACGGGAGAAGCGGCGTGCCGAAACCATAAAGTCACTGCAAGAGGGCCAAATTCGCGAAGGTATTGTGCGACGCATTACCGACTACGGTGCGTTCATTGATCTTGGCGGTATTGATGGGCTTTTGCACGTTAGTGAAATGTCATGGACGAGAATAAACCATCCGTCGGAAGTGGTGAAAGTTGGCCAAAAGATCCAGGTGATGGTTTTGAAACTAAACCTCGAGGCCGATAGGATATCACTTGGGTTGAGGCAAATTCTGCCCGACCCGTGGGCGGATATCGAAAGTAAATATAGTGTCGGCCAAGTAATCGAAGGTGAAATTTCGAGACTAGTGCCCTTTGGCGCTTTTGTTCGGTTGGACGAAGGTATTGAAGGGATAATTCCAAATGTTGAACTGAGCAGAAAACGGGTTAAAAAGCCAGAGGATGTAGTTAAGGTTGGCGATCATGTAGAAGCAAGGATTATCGAGCTCAAGCCCGAAGAGCGGCGAATGACTCTAAGCATTCGCCAAATCTTTGAGGAAAAAGAGAAAGCGGAATATGAGACTTATCGCTCAGCCCAAGATGAAGGCCGCATGACACTGGGCGACCTGGTTGGAGATAAACTTAGGGAGCTTCGAAGCGTAGTCGAGGAGGCAGAGGATCAACCTTCTAAGAAGCGAAAGAAGAAACAGCATATCAAAGCGGATGAGGAAGATCTTGAAGCTGATGTTATGGGATCTTCCTTTGCCGAAGAAACTCTATCAAAAGAAGACAACGAAGCCGTAGCTGAGACAAAAGCAGTTGCTTTCGAAGTTGAGGGCGCCTCGACCGAAATTCAAGAAGCATCCGAAGAAGTTAATTCCTCAACTAATGAGGCAGTTTCTGAAGTGACCTCTGCCGAAGAGGAAATAAAGCAGTCAACTAATGGGACGGAAGAAGAGCGTAGTGAAGAATAA
- the coaE gene encoding dephospho-CoA kinase (Dephospho-CoA kinase (CoaE) performs the final step in coenzyme A biosynthesis.) translates to MSESQDKKVGPVCTEQTMRAGPFCGRKVLIVGLTGGAASGKSTVAKMLADLGARVISADDMVHDLLDNDPEVQKEIIQVFGKDILNEQGRIDRGKLGKIVFEDAEKRARLEKIIHPRVLAQIESEINNFRKQGAGVLVVEIPLLIETSSVRMVDKVLVISAEQETQIERLQKRYGISRREALQRITAQLPMAEKIKHADWVISTEDTFEKTKEQVNSVWHAMQELLAQQK, encoded by the coding sequence ATGAGCGAAAGTCAGGATAAGAAAGTAGGACCGGTCTGCACAGAGCAAACAATGCGGGCCGGTCCTTTTTGTGGCCGGAAAGTGCTTATTGTGGGACTCACCGGCGGTGCCGCTAGTGGAAAGTCCACTGTTGCAAAAATGCTCGCTGACCTTGGCGCACGCGTAATAAGTGCAGACGATATGGTACACGACCTTCTGGATAACGACCCTGAAGTTCAGAAGGAAATAATTCAAGTGTTTGGGAAAGACATTCTCAACGAGCAGGGGCGAATAGACCGTGGAAAACTCGGCAAAATAGTTTTTGAAGACGCAGAGAAAAGAGCCCGTCTTGAGAAAATCATACACCCACGCGTATTAGCCCAAATAGAATCTGAGATAAATAATTTTCGTAAGCAAGGCGCAGGAGTACTAGTGGTTGAAATTCCATTACTAATAGAAACATCATCAGTTCGAATGGTTGACAAGGTTTTGGTAATTAGTGCGGAACAAGAGACGCAGATAGAGCGTCTACAAAAGAGATACGGAATCTCTCGCCGTGAAGCACTCCAACGCATCACGGCGCAGTTACCAATGGCTGAAAAAATCAAACATGCCGATTGGGTAATTAGCACTGAGGATACTTTCGAAAAAACGAAAGAGCAAGTAAATTCTGTGTGGCATGCAATGCAAGAATTGCTTGCACAACAAAAATAG